In the Corynebacterium gerontici genome, one interval contains:
- a CDS encoding glutathione peroxidase: MNFFDIPITYADGRDSTMADFQGHCLLIVNTASKCGYTEQLETLEELFQDYMQRGLFVIGVPSDDFQEEPLSNKQIAKEYAKYGVSFPLLAKGSLDTALYSYLIGDGPGIEWNFEKFVVSPEGKVVGRFAPSLEPDEMKIIEALEKYLPV, translated from the coding sequence ATGAATTTCTTTGATATCCCCATCACCTATGCCGATGGCCGTGACTCCACCATGGCCGACTTCCAAGGCCACTGCCTGCTCATTGTCAATACCGCCTCGAAGTGCGGCTACACGGAGCAGTTGGAAACCTTAGAAGAACTCTTCCAGGACTATATGCAGCGCGGGCTGTTTGTTATCGGCGTGCCAAGCGATGATTTCCAAGAAGAGCCTTTGAGCAATAAGCAGATTGCTAAGGAATACGCCAAGTACGGCGTGAGCTTCCCGCTGCTGGCCAAAGGCTCTTTGGATACCGCGCTGTATAGCTACCTCATTGGGGACGGGCCGGGAATCGAGTGGAACTTTGAAAAGTTCGTGGTCTCACCCGAGGGCAAGGTGGTTGGGCGTTTTGCCCCCAGCCTGGAGCCGGATGAGATGAAGATAATCGAGGCGCTGGAAAAATATCTTCCGGTGTAA
- the purQ gene encoding phosphoribosylformylglycinamidine synthase subunit PurQ, translating to MSARIGVITFPGTLDDVDAARAARLAGAEAVSLWHADEDLKNVDAVVVPGGFSYGDYLRTGAISALAPVMRAVVNAAHKGMPVLGICNGFQILTEAHLLPGALTRNQGLHFHCVDTHLVVENNSTAWTSACEHGEKIFVPAKHGEGRFQADARTVEKLEGEGQVVFRYTDNFNGSINGIAGITNDTGRVVGLMPHPEHAVETLTGPSVDGLKLFVSAIGSIAA from the coding sequence ATGAGCGCCAGAATCGGAGTCATTACCTTTCCAGGCACGCTTGACGACGTCGACGCTGCCCGCGCCGCACGACTCGCAGGCGCCGAGGCGGTATCGCTGTGGCACGCCGACGAAGATCTAAAAAACGTGGATGCCGTGGTAGTTCCTGGCGGATTTTCCTATGGTGACTACCTTCGCACCGGCGCCATCTCTGCACTCGCGCCCGTGATGCGCGCGGTCGTCAATGCAGCGCACAAAGGCATGCCGGTGCTCGGCATCTGCAATGGCTTCCAGATCCTCACCGAGGCGCACCTCCTACCCGGTGCGCTCACCCGCAACCAGGGCTTGCACTTCCACTGCGTAGACACGCATCTGGTGGTGGAAAACAACAGCACCGCGTGGACCAGCGCCTGCGAACACGGCGAGAAAATCTTTGTGCCCGCCAAGCACGGCGAGGGGCGCTTCCAGGCGGATGCGCGGACCGTCGAAAAGCTAGAAGGCGAAGGCCAAGTCGTGTTCCGCTATACCGACAACTTCAACGGCTCAATCAATGGCATCGCCGGCATCACCAATGACACCGGCCGCGTGGTGGGGCTCATGCCGCACCCGGAACATGCGGTGGAAACGCTTACGGGGCCTTCCGTTGATGGCCTGAAACTGTTTGTCTCTGCAATCGGCTCGATCGCGGCATAG
- the purS gene encoding phosphoribosylformylglycinamidine synthase subunit PurS, translated as MARVVVNVMPKTEILDPQGQAVVRALGRIGVEGVADVRQGKRFEIEVNDSVTREDIEKMAETLLANTVIENFDVVFEAAE; from the coding sequence GTGGCCCGTGTAGTTGTGAATGTGATGCCCAAGACGGAAATCCTGGACCCCCAGGGTCAGGCCGTCGTCCGAGCCCTTGGACGCATTGGCGTTGAGGGGGTGGCCGATGTGCGTCAGGGCAAACGCTTCGAAATTGAAGTGAATGACTCCGTTACCCGCGAAGACATTGAAAAAATGGCGGAAACCCTGCTTGCCAACACCGTGATTGAGAACTTCGACGTGGTTTTTGAGGCGGCGGAATGA